GGTGGTGTCGACACCCTTGTAGCCCATCTTGTCGATCTTCCCGGGGATGGTGAGGCCGGGGCGGACCTCGCCGAAGCCCGGCTCCTTCTCGACCAGGAAGGTCGTCATCGACTTGTGCGGGGCGCTGCCTTCGGGGTGTCCTTCGTCACTCCGGACCAGAACGGCCACCAGTGTGGACGAGCCGCCGTTCGTCAGCCACATCTTCTGGCCGTTCAGTACGTACTCGTCGCCGTCCTTCACCGCCTTGGACGTGATCGCGGACACGTCCGAGCCGAGGCCCGGCTCGGACATCGAGAACGCGCCGCGCACCTCGCCGGCCGCCATACGGGGCAGGAAGTGGTCCTTCTGCTCCTGGGTGCCGTGCTGCTTGAGCATGTACGCCACGATGAAGTGGGTGTTGATGATGCCCGAGACGGACATCCAGCCGCGGGCGATCTCCTCGACGCAGAGCGCGTACGTGAGCAGGGACTCGCCCAGGCCCCCGTACTCCTCCGGGATCATCAGTCCGAAGAGTCCGAGCTCCTTGAGCCCGTCGACGATCTCCTGCGGGTACTCGTCCCGGTGCTCCAGCTCGGTCGCGACCGGAATGATCTCCTTGTCGACAAAGTCCCTGACGGTGCTCAGGATCTCCTGCTGGACATCGGTCAGACCGGCGGTCTGGGCGAGTCGGGCCATGACTACTTCTCCGCCTTCTTCGTGGGCTCGATCAGCTCGGGGCGGCCGGGCTGCTCGCCGCCGCGCTCCTTGGTGTACGTCTCGGTGGGGACCATCACCTTGCGGCGGAACACGCACACCATGGTGCCGTCCTGCTTGTAGCCCTTGGTCTCCACGTAGACGATGCCGCGGTCGTCCTTGGACTTCGACGGCCACTTGTCCAGCACCGTGGTCTCGCCGTAGATCGTGTCGCCGTGGAAGGTCGGTGCCACATGCTTCAGTGACTCGATCTCCAGGTTGGCGATCGCCTTGCCCGAGATGTCCGGCACGGACATGCCGAGCAGCAGCGAGTAGATGTAGTTGCCCACCACGACGTTCTTGCCGAAGTCCGTCGTCTTCTCCGCATAGTTGGTGTCCATGTGGAGGGGGTGGTGGTTCATGGTGAGAAGACAGAAGAGATGGTCGTCGTATTCGGTGACGGTCTTCCCGGGCCAGTGCTTGTAGATGGCACCGACCTCGAACTCCTCGTATGTGCGTCCGAACTGCATGCCGCTCAGGGCTCCTACTCGACGGGGGTCTCGAACTTGGTGGTGCGCTGCATACCGGCTGCCCGGCCCTTGCCCGAGATGACCAGGGCCATCTTGCGACTGGCTTCGTCGATCATCTCGTCGCCGAGCATCGCGGAGCCCTTCTTGCCGCCCGCCTCGGACGTGTAGTAGTCGTACGCGTCCAGGATCAGCTCGGCGTGGTCGTAGTCCTCCTGGGAGGGCGAGAAGATCTCGTTGGACGCCTCGACCTGGCCCGGGTGCAGCACCCACTTGCCGTCGAAGCCGAGGGCGGCGGCGCGCTGGGCGACCGCGCGGTAGCCGTCGATGTTGCGGATCTGGAGGTAGGGCCCGTCGATCGCCTGGAGGTTGTTGGCGCG
This DNA window, taken from Streptomyces sp. SCSIO 30461, encodes the following:
- a CDS encoding acyl-CoA dehydrogenase family protein, encoding MARLAQTAGLTDVQQEILSTVRDFVDKEIIPVATELEHRDEYPQEIVDGLKELGLFGLMIPEEYGGLGESLLTYALCVEEIARGWMSVSGIINTHFIVAYMLKQHGTQEQKDHFLPRMAAGEVRGAFSMSEPGLGSDVSAITSKAVKDGDEYVLNGQKMWLTNGGSSTLVAVLVRSDEGHPEGSAPHKSMTTFLVEKEPGFGEVRPGLTIPGKIDKMGYKGVDTTELIMDGLRIPANRVLGGTTGRGFYQMMDGVEVGRVNVAARGCGVAQRAFELGVSYAQQRNTFGKPIAQHQAIQFKLAEMATKVEAAHAMMVNAARKKDSGERNDLEAGMAKYLASEYCKEVVEDAFRIHGGYGFSKEYEIERLYREAPMLLIGEGTAEIQKMIIGRRLLEEYRLQG
- a CDS encoding MaoC family dehydratase yields the protein MQFGRTYEEFEVGAIYKHWPGKTVTEYDDHLFCLLTMNHHPLHMDTNYAEKTTDFGKNVVVGNYIYSLLLGMSVPDISGKAIANLEIESLKHVAPTFHGDTIYGETTVLDKWPSKSKDDRGIVYVETKGYKQDGTMVCVFRRKVMVPTETYTKERGGEQPGRPELIEPTKKAEK